One Setaria viridis chromosome 7, Setaria_viridis_v4.0, whole genome shotgun sequence genomic region harbors:
- the LOC117864422 gene encoding 1-aminocyclopropane-1-carboxylate oxidase homolog 1, whose amino-acid sequence MVKNITNERAIISTSRTRRPVSLTRLHQTTTHRQTQHDDVTMSIAPAAYDRTAELRALDATLAGVRGLVASGATDVPRIFRLPDPEEEEHQQAPQERPSATVPMIDLGGDRAAVVDAVGRAAAEWGFFQVTGHGVPKEAMTAAVAAVRAFHDADGGEGSDKARFYSREPGKAVKYHCNFDLYQSPVANWRDTLYLRMAPDPPAADELPESCRDALFEYAKQVKNLGDRLFEVLSEALGLKPSYLTDIECNQGQIILAHYYPPCPQPELAIGTSRHSDSGFLTILLQDEIGGLQILHKDRWVDVTPIPGAFIINIADLLQLISNDKFSSVEHRVVAKNAEPRVSIACFFSTHFHPASTRMYGPIKELLSEENPPLYKETLVRDYISRYYSAGLDGRKKTSDFRL is encoded by the exons ATGGTGAAAAATATCACCAACGAGAGAGCAATCATAAGCACAAGCCGAACACGCCGCCCGGTATCTCTTACACGtctccaccagaccaccacacACAGGCAGACACAGCACGACGACGTCACCATGTCCATCGCCCCAGCCGCCTACGACCGCACCGCCGAGCTCCGCGCGCTGGACGCGACCCTCGCCGGCGTCCGCGGCCTCGTCGCCTCTGGCGCAACGGATGTCCCGCGCATCTTCCGCCTCCCCgacccggaggaggaggagcaccagCAGGCTCCTCAAGAACGCCCCTCGGCCACCGTCCCGATGATCGACCtcggcggcgaccgcgcggCCGTGGTGGACGCCGTCGGCCGCGCCGCGGCTGAGTGGGGCTTCTTCCAGGTGACGGGCCACGGCGTGCCCAAGGAGGCGATGACTGCGGCCGTAGCGGCGGTGCGGGCGTTCCACGACGCGGACGGCGGGGAGGGCAGCGACAAGGCGCGGTTCTACTCGCGGGAGCCCGGGAAGGCGGTCAAGTACCACTGCAACTTCGACCTGTACCAGTCACCGGTGGCCAACTGGCGCGACACGCTCTACCTGCGCATGGCGCCcgacccgccggccgccgacgagctgccggAGAGCTGCCG AGATGCGCTATTTGAATACGCCAAACAAGTGAAGAATTTGGGAGACAGATTGTTCGAGGTGCTGTCCGAGGCTCTTGGGCTCAAACCGAGCTACTTAACAGATATAGAGTGCAACCAGGGACAGATTATACTTGCCCACTACTACCCTCCGTGCCCCCAGCCTGAACTCGCCATTGGCACAAGCCGGCATTCCGACTCTGGCTTCCTGACCATACTTCTGCAAGATGAAATAGGCGGCCTGCAGATCCTCCATAAGGACCGTTGGGTCGACGTTACACCGATCCCTGGAGCATTCATCATCAACATAGCTGATCTCTTGCAG TTGATCTCCAATGACAAGTTCAGTAGCGTGGAGCACAGAGTCGTAGCGAAGAATGCTGAGCCGAGAGTTTCGATCGCGTGTTTCTTCAGCACTCATTTTCATCCTGCTTCCACGAGAATGTATGGTCCAATCAAGGAGCTGCTGTCCGAGGAGAACCCTCCATTGTATAAGGAAACACTTGTGAGAGACTATATTTCACGTTACTACTCCGCTGGATTGGATGGCAGGAAGAAGACTTCTGATTTCCGGTTGTGA